One genomic segment of Bombina bombina isolate aBomBom1 chromosome 4, aBomBom1.pri, whole genome shotgun sequence includes these proteins:
- the LOC128656019 gene encoding uncharacterized protein LOC128656019, producing MFSLKACACCFLTIMLICFCYSNVFVSQIIHNKVRSIPQNDNSTKQSDYQPMFLKSHSTADTSLMTLMLSNFNRLVLSPSRPIYHISHPSISPQFVALFVASVKKFDYLQEWYINASHLIIPGFGGIPHTGVNICLLCSIDLLSSPAGILHDDKQVPLVMSDNILSCDTSSTVDLFNVSYIPATLLINHLNPFDSVGLWQCMDHGISQFSVHISLFIHTTTSLPLSKPIPTSLEKPFHEGDPIQVRLDSATQVAYDVEYRLVTWHLQLSRWMVSIQYSNCTPFVSVQEKSFQWWFHESLLQNVSLRSNHRPRRDVLATGLGAYGSMIGSTAQINSEILRYKLANLASHAATGLDIQYGINNNIANLQQHQTYVMVDITNIIKNKFNVLVNELYNFTHETAWAMLCSQVQSDLSTDLKIQLQSLWSGKWPASLSLAASKSVTNFAMTHLLWWEVILSDCTTEFCMIHTLIPWSGKDTIIYRLATIGLPANGSLLFPVLSHQWVSHNIDESKWTLVDVSLCHSNANSFICSLSQFHTTNETCWENQKSCTLQSHFNVLRPVFYLGSDRVCFHLFNSDTIIFQTQDNVFASSHLLPGTWCNTIPLKYIASSNWNFTMPQTLNITLNLTWDHVMNFSVYNLPLGMGSQMKKWLTDSTIISSLLQNLKHISVDTKITVEHEQGILKSATSSILQDANISWWESVFGYRYSYLSLFLVSGWNSFDLHLGSSELICLTTTGHAEAL from the exons atgttttctttaaaagcatgtGCATGTTGTTTTTTGACTATAATGCTTATCTGTTTTTGCTATTCTAATGTATTTGTTTCCCAAATAATTCATAATAAAGTAAGGAGTATACCACAGAATGATAATTCTACTAAACAATCTGATTATCAGCCTATGTTTCTTAAATCTCACTCCACAGCTGATACTAGTTTAATGACTCTGATGTTATCAAATTTTAATCGTCTTGTCCTTTCACCTTCAAGACCTATTTATCATATTTCCCATCCTTCTATTTCTCCTCAGTTTGTTGCACTTTTTGTTGCTAGTGTGAAAAAGTTTGATTATTTACAAGAATGGTATATTAATGCTTCTCATCTTATTATTCCAGGATTTGGTGGCATACCCCATACAGGAGTGAACATCTGTCTCCTATGCAGTATTGATTTACTTTCTTCTCCTGCAGGAATTCTACATGATGATAAACAAGTTCCTTTGGTTATGTCAGATAATATTTTATCTTGTGATACAAGTAGCACAGTAGATTTATTTAATGTTTCttatatacctgctactttattaATTAATCATTTGAATCCTTTTGATTCTGTAGGATTATGGCAATGTATGGACCATGGTATTTCACAATTTTCTGTTCATATTAGTTTATTTATACATACTACTACTTCACTTCCTTTGTCTAAACCTATTCCTACCTCTTTAGAAAAACCTTTTCatgaaggtgatcctattcaggtacGTTTAGATTCTGCGACACAAGTTGCTTATGATGTTGAATATCGTTTGGTTACTTGGCATCTTCAATTGTCAAGGTGGATGGTTTCTATACAATATTCAAACTGCACTCCCTTTGTGTCTGTACAAGAAAAATCATTCCAATGGTggtttcatgaaagtttactgcaaaatgtttctcttcgatctaatcatagacctaggagagatgtacttgcgactggcttgggagcatatggtagtatgattggctctactgcacaaataaattctgaaatattaagatataaattagcaaatcttgcctctcatgcagctacaggcttagatattcaatatggaattaacaataatattgctaatctccagcaacatcaaacttatgttatggtggatattactaatattattaaaaataaatttaatgttttagtaaatgaattatataattttacacatgagacagcctgggctatgttatgctctcaagtacaatctgatctatctactgacttaaagattcaacttcaaagtttatggtctggaaagtggccagcttctttaagtttagctgcatcaaagtcagtcactaattttgccatgacacatcttttatggtgggaagtaattttatctgactgcaccactgaattttgtatgattcatacattaattccttggtctggtaaagatactattatttatcgcttagcgacaattggtcttcctgctaatggttcattactgtttccagtattgtcacatcaatgggtgtcacataacattgatgaatcaaaatggacacttgttgatgtatcattgtgtcattccaatgcaaattcgtttatctgttccctttcacaattccatacaaccaatgaaacatgttgggaaaatcaaaagtcttgtaccttacaaagtcattttaatgtacttagaccggtattttatttaggatctgacagagtttgttttcatttatttaattctgatactattatattccaaacacaggataatgtatttgctagttctcatttattacctggtacctggtgtaatactattccacttaaatatattgcatcatctaattggaattttaccatgccccaaactcttaatattactttaaatttaacatgggaccatgttatgaatttttctgtttataatttacctttgggtatgggatcacaaatgaaaaaatggttaactgattctactataatttcttctttgttacaaaatttaaaacatatttctgtagatactaaaattacagttgaacacgaacaaggaattttaaaatcagctacttctagtattttacaggatgcaaatatatcttggtgggaatctgtatttggatata gatactcctatctctctcttttcttggtGTCTGGATGGAATTCTTTTGATTTGCACTTGGGCTCTTCTGAATTGATCTGCCTGACTACTACTGGACATGCGGAGGCCTTGTGA